A genomic stretch from Halichoerus grypus chromosome 5, mHalGry1.hap1.1, whole genome shotgun sequence includes:
- the CFAP144 gene encoding cilia- and flagella-associated protein 144 isoform X1 — translation MAGRQKEKVIPDEVHQNQILRELYLKELRTQKLYTQYHVNPLRKVHTITRKPMSWHDNLEEPADARFLNLIHHAAHGPRKKYTETQTESQEIGWDSEPLVNPERDDRRLNHFRVYNDITLYKAKMWSLGEDDRHK, via the exons ATGGCCGGACGCCAAAAGGAGAAGGTGATCCCAGATGAGGTCCATCAGAACCAGATCCTGCGGGAATTATACCTCAAAGAGCTTCGAACCCAGAAACTCTACACACAGTATCACGTGAATCCCCTCCGCAAGG TTCACACAATCACCAGAAAGCCCATGTCTTGGCACGATAACCTGGAGGAACCCGCAGATG CCAGGTTTCTAAATCTTATCCACCATGCTGCTCATGGGCCAAGGAAGAaatacacagagacacagactGAAAGCCAGGAAATCGGATGGGACTCAGAGCCCTTG GTCAACCCGGAACGTGATGACCGCAGGCTGAACCACTTCAGGGTCTACAATGATATCACGCTGTACAAGGCTAAAATGTGGAGCTTGGGAGAAGATGATCGCCACAAGTAG
- the CFAP144 gene encoding cilia- and flagella-associated protein 144 isoform X3 — MAGRQKEKVIPDEVHQNQILRELYLKELRTQKLYTQYHVNPLRKGEGRPGAEFTQSPESPCLGTITWRNPQMVNPERDDRRLNHFRVYNDITLYKAKMWSLGEDDRHK; from the exons ATGGCCGGACGCCAAAAGGAGAAGGTGATCCCAGATGAGGTCCATCAGAACCAGATCCTGCGGGAATTATACCTCAAAGAGCTTCGAACCCAGAAACTCTACACACAGTATCACGTGAATCCCCTCCGCAAGGGTGAGGGGCGCCCCGGGGCGGAG TTCACACAATCACCAGAAAGCCCATGTCTTGGCACGATAACCTGGAGGAACCCGCAGATG GTCAACCCGGAACGTGATGACCGCAGGCTGAACCACTTCAGGGTCTACAATGATATCACGCTGTACAAGGCTAAAATGTGGAGCTTGGGAGAAGATGATCGCCACAAGTAG
- the CFAP144 gene encoding cilia- and flagella-associated protein 144 isoform X2 codes for MAGRQKEKVIPDEVHQNQILRELYLKELRTQKLYTQYHVNPLRKVHTITRKPMSWHDNLEEPADARFLNLIHHAAHGPRKKYTETQTESQEIGWDSEPLVVQGDTLEATHSSPGPSDVEPSSSHLR; via the exons ATGGCCGGACGCCAAAAGGAGAAGGTGATCCCAGATGAGGTCCATCAGAACCAGATCCTGCGGGAATTATACCTCAAAGAGCTTCGAACCCAGAAACTCTACACACAGTATCACGTGAATCCCCTCCGCAAGG TTCACACAATCACCAGAAAGCCCATGTCTTGGCACGATAACCTGGAGGAACCCGCAGATG CCAGGTTTCTAAATCTTATCCACCATGCTGCTCATGGGCCAAGGAAGAaatacacagagacacagactGAAAGCCAGGAAATCGGATGGGACTCAGAGCCCTTG GTTGTGCAAGGAGACACACTGGAGGCCACACATTCGAGCCCAGGTCCATCCGACGTCGAACCCAGCTCGTCCCACCTCCGCTGA